GCCGTTGAAATCATCCGTGACGCGCAGTTGTTGCTGGGAAGCGGCCTCGACAAAGGCGTGGGCGATGGGGCGCGGCTCTGATTGCTCGGTAACTTGCAATGGACCATCCGCACCATGCAAATCATCGTTGCCGCGAACATTGCCTTCTGACAGCTTGAAATAGGGCAGCACACTGTCCCAATCCCAGCCTTCCGCCCCAAGTTCTGCCCATTCGTCGTAGTCCCTGCGATGGCCGCGCACATAAAGCATCGCGTTGATCGCGCTTGAACCGCCCAAGGTACGGCCGCGCGGCTGGAACCCGCGTCGGCCATTCAATTCGGGCTGCGGCTCGGTATGAAAGGCCCAGTTGTTGATCTTGGGGCGGCCAGAGATCATCCCGGCCACAAGGGCTGGCGCGCGCACGAAAATGTCGCGCCCGTTTCCGCCAGCCTCGATCAGGCAAACAGAAACCGTCGGGTCCTCGCTTAGCCGCGACGCCATCACGCACCCGGCTGATCCGCCACCCACAATCACGTAATCGAATTTCATGCGCGCTTCTCCCTTGTCCAAAGGCTAGGAGCGCGCGTGAGGTCGCACAAGAGTGACCCGGGGTCGCCTGGATCAGGACGGCAGCGTGCCCGTCAGGACGTATCGCAGGATGTTGACCACTTGCGCCGGTTCTTCCGCAACGGCAAGCGCGGCAGCATCGACTTCTTTCAGGGCATGCGCGTGATCGGGGCCGTGCAGGATAATCAGGGACTTACCCAGTGCCGCTGCATAACCTGCATCAAAGGCTGCATTCCATTGCTTGTACTGATCGCCAAAACGGACCACGACCACATCAGCGTCCGCTATGCCCTTGCGCGTGCGGATCGCGTTGACCATCGCGCCCTTGTGATCATGCCAGTACTTGTTTTCTTCGGTCCCAAGGATCGCCACACCGCAATCGTCGCTGGCTGCATGATCGGTCACCGGTGCAGAAAAGGTGACGTCCAAACCTTGTGCCCCGTCGATGATCTGCTCTCGCCAATCGGTATGGATTTCTCCGGAAAGATATACATTCAGCATCGTTTGGCTCCTTCGTGTCTGGCACGCCTTTACGTGCATCATGGCGCCGCAAAGGCAAGAGGTCAGAAGCGCCGGGCCACCACGAAATGATTGGGCGGACGCACCGGATAGTTGCCCGTTTCAACGATCTCGAATCCCGCTGCGGAAATACGCCGTTCCGTGCCTTCGATCGTGTCAAACCGGACATATGGTGCCTTGCCGACAAGCTGCATCATCGGGATCAGCCGCTTCATGAGACCGAACTTCACCCCAAGCGATCGCTCTGCCAGGCAGGGCGATTTCGAGATGAACAGCCCGCCCGGTGCCAACAGCGTGTGCACCTGCGCCAGCGCTGCATCGATGTCCTCCATCAGGTGAAACAGGTTGAACGCAACGACAACGTCGTACTGGCCGGGTTTTAACGCCGCGCTGAATGGATCAGCCTGCAAAAAACGGACGTTGTCCACAGCCGGTTTCGCCTCTGCCTGAGCGATCATGCCTTCGGAGAAGTCTGTGGCGAGGATCGACCCCGCATGAGGTGCTAGGCGCAGGGCCGTCGTGCCGGTGCCACATCCAAGTTCCAGAACCCGGTCGGTCGGTTTCAAGTAGGACACGACCCGCTCGAGCGTCAGCTCATAGGCATTGGGGTCGCTCAGGGGTTGGGCCGCGTATTTCACCGCAATCCGATCCCAAAACTGTGCGTCTGTTTTCATCGCTTTTCTCCTTCAGTTGTGCATATACGGCACAAGGAATTCCCGCGAAATTGACGAATTCCGCAGTGTATGTATACGAATCTGCATGACCAAAGGCTTTGACTGGACCCATTTGCGCGCCTTCCTTGCGACGGCCGACGCCGGATCATTGTCGGCAGCCGCCCGCGATCTTGGGCTGACCCAACCGACCGTGGGTCGACAAGTCGCAGCGTTGGAAGAAGAATTGCAGCTTGCCTTGTTCGAGCGCACGCCCCGGACCATGACATTGACGGATGCGGGGCGGGATCTGCTGGTCGAAGCGCGCAAGATGGGGGAGGCGGCAGCCCGGATCAACGTCATTGCCCAGGGGCGGACCCAAGGTCTTGACGGCACGATCCGCGTGACGGCGTCGGACATGATGAGCGCCTATGTCTTGCCAGACACGCTCCTGACGCTCCGCGGTCTGGCGCCGCGCCTGCGCATTGATGTTATTGCCGCGAACGACATTCGCGACATCCTCAAACGCGAGGCAGACATCGCCATCCGTCATGTGCGCCCAACGGAACCGGACCTGATTGCCCGCAAGATCGGCGACTCGTCCGCGCATCTTTATGCCTCAAAATCCTATGTCGCGGCGCGTGGTCTTCCGGCCACTGTCGCAGACCTCAAGGACCACGATTTCATCAGCATGTCCGATGACGACATGTACATTGCGGCCATGGCCGAATACGGCATTCCCGTCAGCCCCGCGAACCTTCGGTCAGGGTCCACCAGCGGCATCACCACATGGGAGTTGATGCGCAAGGGTTTCGGCATCTTCCCGATGTCCGACCATATCGGCGACCAATTTGATGATGCAGTACGATTGCTGGACGGGGTTACCGACCTCAGCTTTCCGGTGTGGCTGGTCACCCACCGCGAATTGCACACAAGCAAACGGATCAGACTGGTCTTTGACCTGCTGGCAGACATGTTGAGCGACACCTGAACTGGTCAGCCAAGCGTTCAGGATCTATCCCCGCAGAACTCCGCCTGTCGCCTTTGTGACCTTTTCAACAACCTTTTGCGCAACGGCCTCGATATCGGCATCCTTCAGTGTCGCGTCTTTCGGTTGCAGACGCACGGTCAACGCCAGGGATTTTTTACCCTCGCCCAGACTGCCGCCGATGAACTCGTCAAACACGCGCACGTCCTCGATCAGAGACTTGTCCGCGCCCATGGCTGCGTTGACCAGCGTCAGCGCCTCGACTTCGGCATCTACGACGAACGCAAAATCACGTTCGACGGATTGAAGGTCGCTGATGTCCAGGGCCCCTTTGGTCGCGCCGCTTTTGCGGGGCAAAGGTACCTCGTCAGGCCAAAGGGTGAAGGCCATCGCCGGCCCTTTGACATCCATTGCCTCAAGCACACGGGGGTGCAGTTCTCCGAACACACCCATCACCTTTTTCGGCCCAAGACAAATCCTGCCATGCCGGCCCGGGTGCCACCAATCCTGCGCACCACGCATGATCTGCACTTTGGCAGGCGCCCCGATGGCGGCAAGGATCGTCTCTGCATCGGCCTTGACGTCGTAGACATCAACCGGTCGCGAAGCGCCATGCACGTCCTTGGGCCCCGTCCGGCCAACCAACAGGCCCGAGACCAGCAAATGCTGCTCACCGGGCTCACCACCGTGGAAGGCCGGCCCAACCTCGAACAGGGCAAGGTCGGCAAAGCCACGTGCCTGATTGCGCGCCGCAGCCTGCAGCAAGCCCGGCAGCAAGGCGGGGCGCATGTGACTCATATCGCTCGAAATCGGATTTTCCAGCATCGCATTGTCGCCACCACCGCCAAACAGTGCGGCCGACGCTTGGTCAATGAAGCTGTAAGTTACGCATTCGTTGTACCCAAGTGCTGCGGCGGTCCTGCGCGCAATCTGTTCTCGGCGCTGGAGTGCTGTCATGACCGGCTTCGGCACACCTGCGGTCAGCCTGGGCAAGGGCTTGCCCTTCAGCTTGGTCAGCGATGCAACGCGTGCCACTTCCTCGACAAGGTCGGCTTCACCCAGGACGTCCGGGCGCCAGCTGGGCACATGCGCCATGTCGCCTTCCAATTGAAAGCCAAGGGCTGTCAACGTCTGGCGCTGTTCGCTTTCGGGAATGTCCATGCCAACCAGGCTTTGGACGCGGGCCGCATTCAGACGGAAGGCGCGGCTGGTGTCCGGGATGGCACCTGCACTGATCATGTTCGACACCGTTCCGCCAGCATGTTCCAGGATCATTGCGCATGCGTGATCCAGCCCGACAGGGGTAAAGGCGGGATCAACGCCACGCTCGAACCGGTAGCGCGCATCGGAATTGATCTTCAGCGCGCGCCCGGCATATGCGATCTGCACAGGATCCCAATAGGCGCTTTCGACAAGGACGTTTACCGTTTCTTCGGTACACCCTGTTTCGGCACCGCCCATGATCCCGGCAATGCTTTCGGGCCCATTGTCATCCGAAATCACCATCTGGCCCTGCTGCAGGGTGTAAGTCTTTTCATCCAGGGCCACGATAGCCTCGCCCCCCGCCGCGCGATGCACCCGCAGGTTGCCCGAAACCTTGTCAGCATCGAACACGTGCAAGGGGCGGTTCAGATCGTATGTGAAGTAGTTCGTGACATCGACCAGGAACGAAATCGGGCGCAACCCGATGGCGCGCAACCGGTCCTGCAACCAGGCGGGGCTGGGGCCGTTCTGCACACCCTTGATCAAACGACCAAAAAACGCCGGGCATCCATCCAAGGTATCGTTGTCGATGCTGACCGTTATGTCAGAGACAAAAGCGCCTTCGACGGCTGGGACAGGGTTGGGGCGCATTGTCCCCAGACGGCGCGCCGCCAGATCGCGGGCGATACCACGTACGCCAAGCGCGTCGGGACGGTTGGGCGTGATCGCAATCTCGATCACCGGGTCCACCTT
The sequence above is drawn from the uncultured Tateyamaria sp. genome and encodes:
- a CDS encoding YtoQ family protein, encoding MLNVYLSGEIHTDWREQIIDGAQGLDVTFSAPVTDHAASDDCGVAILGTEENKYWHDHKGAMVNAIRTRKGIADADVVVVRFGDQYKQWNAAFDAGYAAALGKSLIILHGPDHAHALKEVDAAALAVAEEPAQVVNILRYVLTGTLPS
- a CDS encoding class I SAM-dependent methyltransferase, producing MKTDAQFWDRIAVKYAAQPLSDPNAYELTLERVVSYLKPTDRVLELGCGTGTTALRLAPHAGSILATDFSEGMIAQAEAKPAVDNVRFLQADPFSAALKPGQYDVVVAFNLFHLMEDIDAALAQVHTLLAPGGLFISKSPCLAERSLGVKFGLMKRLIPMMQLVGKAPYVRFDTIEGTERRISAAGFEIVETGNYPVRPPNHFVVARRF
- a CDS encoding LysR family transcriptional regulator; translation: MTKGFDWTHLRAFLATADAGSLSAAARDLGLTQPTVGRQVAALEEELQLALFERTPRTMTLTDAGRDLLVEARKMGEAAARINVIAQGRTQGLDGTIRVTASDMMSAYVLPDTLLTLRGLAPRLRIDVIAANDIRDILKREADIAIRHVRPTEPDLIARKIGDSSAHLYASKSYVAARGLPATVADLKDHDFISMSDDDMYIAAMAEYGIPVSPANLRSGSTSGITTWELMRKGFGIFPMSDHIGDQFDDAVRLLDGVTDLSFPVWLVTHRELHTSKRIRLVFDLLADMLSDT
- the pheT gene encoding phenylalanine--tRNA ligase subunit beta translates to MKFTLSWLKQHLDTTASVDEITYALTDLGLEVEGVEDRGAKLADFTIGKVLSAEKHPDADRLRVCQVATDEGTKQIICGAPNAREGITVVVAKPGVYVPGIDTTIGVGKIRGIESFGMMASEREMELSDEHDGIIELPSGDVGDRFVDWLAENDPSKVDPVIEIAITPNRPDALGVRGIARDLAARRLGTMRPNPVPAVEGAFVSDITVSIDNDTLDGCPAFFGRLIKGVQNGPSPAWLQDRLRAIGLRPISFLVDVTNYFTYDLNRPLHVFDADKVSGNLRVHRAAGGEAIVALDEKTYTLQQGQMVISDDNGPESIAGIMGGAETGCTEETVNVLVESAYWDPVQIAYAGRALKINSDARYRFERGVDPAFTPVGLDHACAMILEHAGGTVSNMISAGAIPDTSRAFRLNAARVQSLVGMDIPESEQRQTLTALGFQLEGDMAHVPSWRPDVLGEADLVEEVARVASLTKLKGKPLPRLTAGVPKPVMTALQRREQIARRTAAALGYNECVTYSFIDQASAALFGGGGDNAMLENPISSDMSHMRPALLPGLLQAAARNQARGFADLALFEVGPAFHGGEPGEQHLLVSGLLVGRTGPKDVHGASRPVDVYDVKADAETILAAIGAPAKVQIMRGAQDWWHPGRHGRICLGPKKVMGVFGELHPRVLEAMDVKGPAMAFTLWPDEVPLPRKSGATKGALDISDLQSVERDFAFVVDAEVEALTLVNAAMGADKSLIEDVRVFDEFIGGSLGEGKKSLALTVRLQPKDATLKDADIEAVAQKVVEKVTKATGGVLRG